Below is a genomic region from Kwoniella dejecticola CBS 10117 chromosome 4, complete sequence.
GATCCTCTGAGACCCCTCGATAACGCTCATTATGCGTGCTTTACCATACTTACAGTCATCATCGACAGGATAAAGGGAACCTGTTGACCTCAAAATTCGAACGAAAATTGTATATCAAGATATCTAGTCTGGAAGTCACGAAAAGAGCGACAAAACGTATCGCCAACAGAGGACGATCAGTCCTGTTCCCAGCCTTAGTACGAAGCACCGCCTTCCCTCAAGCACACCcactctcatccttctcagcgCAATCCAAACCCAAAAAACAAAAATCAACGATCTTATCGTAGAAGCTGCTTCGGATATCTCccccatcctcgtcgtcaaACACATCATCTATATCACAACAAGCGAAAAATGGTCTCTCTCAGATGGACACCCTCCTCCCCGACCCTTGCACCCAAACCAATCTCAAGGACGTTCTCGCAGAAACGAAATTTGTCTTTCCTGGTCATAGGCCTATTCGTACTCTCTTTCTTactgttgagcttgaatccGAACGTACAACAAAACTCCCTCGAACACCTCGATAGGCTGAAAGAATGGTCGAGCGATAAAGCGCAAAGCTTAGCCGAGGGTTGGTCGGATGATACGATGATAGGAGGAACGCTGAAAGGTTGGCtggctgatgctgatgctaatGAGCatccgaaggagaagaaggaatgtaGAGGCTGGAATCACACGCTGAGTGAGGACAACGATCCGCCGAACTGCTTGAAAGCTAGGCAGTACAGACAGACTATGAGGGTGCTGGACAGGGAGGACAAAGCTGAACAGTGAGTGATCTACAGTGTCCATTTCCCCCACTCGTCCTCCGACGGGGTCCAGTCCTAATGAATGAGAGAAGCGAATCCCTGTTGGAGTgcgagctgacgagactgAACGTATTTTAGCGATCATTGGTATTTCACTCTCATCCATAATCGCGAAACCCTTCGAAATATCTCAATGTGCTTCTTGCCCGTTTCAGATCCAGACTGGAGACTGTGCCATGAGAAGCCTCTCATTCTCTCCGGCTGGTGGTACACCGCTGAAGTCATAACGGGGGCGACTACCGGCGAGGTCATATGGCAAAGCTCTATCGTGAGTGACATAGAGGCGGTCATTCGAGAATGAAACCCTAATAGAGTTAGTTACTGCGTTGCTGATTGCTTCTATCtcgatctttgatctttgttTCTAGACAAAACAACTGAAGATGCTCGGATACTCTTTCATCGCCGTTGGACCATACTTGAACTGGGTAGAAGTGGCCGAAATGATGCCTGACGTCTAGTAAGTTGTAGTCCTTGCAGTCTCGGAATAGACAAAACAAGCGAGCTGTTTGTTGATGCCCTGCAACGGCTGTAGCCACCTGATATGGAATAGTGATCTCGATACCGTCACTTGCATCACAGATCCTCGCTGTATAGCGAAAGCGCACTATGTTCCACCTgaagacggagaagaccTTTCTGTCGGTGTgccagacgaagagagaggTGTTATTCCGATCTGGGCTCTGGGAATCGTTGACTATGTGAGTCTTATGTATTTCAGACGGAGCAAGGGAAGGGAGGAAAAGCATCCAGCTCATGTTAGCCGGAATTTACACGATAGTGGGGAGCGAGGCCAAGAGAAATGTCCAACAACAAATATTGGTGGGGACTGACTGAAGATGGACCTTGGAGTTATCACCCATTAGGGCAGGAATGGATTGCTACGTGGGTGTGCTCCTTCACGCAATTTAGCGATACCACTTGCTTAACAAGTAACCCGAAACACGGAGGAGCATAACAGCTGACATCCCGTATCAATGCAGACCATGGCCTTTACCCGGAGGTCATTACCACTTACCATACTCCATTGAAGATTACTGTCTGAAAATGCCTATCAAATCTcacgaagaaagagaaaatgCCGCCCTTATACTGGCTAAGCGATCGTGTAAGTTTGCATCGAAATCTCCAGGTTTTTCAGCTGGCCCGACGATTTCTGACAATCTGACTGACTGTGATCTCATCTGTAGCATACTTTCATTACCCCCATGTTTCACCTCCAGAATTCTGGACGAACTTGTCACAAGTGCCCGATTTTGAGCTTCTCTCTACTGTCGAGGTAGAAGAAGGCAAGCCCCTTCCCGAGGGCTTGGTGACGATGGGCAAACAAAGTAGGGAGAACTACACTGAATTGGTAGGCAGTGTGAAGGCTTTAGTGGGGATGGGTGCACCACCTATCAGTCCAAGTATATACACTTCTCTGTGAGTCAATGTCTCCCAGCTGTCGAGGTGTCCGACATCCGAAAGAGAGGCGCGGTTGACTGGGAGGAGGTGATACATAGATGTCAAGCGACTCCTGTGGTGATACCGCATTTCCAGGAGAAATACAGGATGGACGGATGGTGGCTTTACTCCAGGTAAGTTGGACCTAACTTTTCCTACTTGCCTTGACTGGATTCGGCCTTTTTTGCAGTGGGTacgagctgaaggagaaTTGTCGGCATGTCAGTTGGTCTCAGCATGGTCCAGCTATTGCATTGGGTGAACCATGGGTATACAAATACTACGCGCACAATTATACAGACTTGGAAACCGCCGTTAGGAAAGCAATGTCTACCTCGATAGAGCGATAGTGAGTCGTGGATACACCCAGTTGCTTTTTTCCAATCAAAAGCGTCAACGTGAACTTTTGTTGATATTGAAGCATTGATCCTTGTTACTGAGTAGTATACCGGAAGATATGAAATTGACTTATACACTCTCGCAACTCTCCAAATACCTGCAAAGGGACTTGAAATTGATGTTCCAGGACGTAAGAGATAACAATGCCGGGAAAATACCCCGGCTGAAAAAGGGTGCGAGGGAAAGATGTTATGAGTTGAACAGGTGCAAGAAACCGTTAGAAGCGGGTAGAATACCTAATATACCGCCTGTCTTCCCTTCGAAGGATTAGAAAGCTCACATCCCAGGGCTAGTGAAGAGaacggatcttcttctttggaACGGATGGATGGCTGATGGGAAACCCCGAAGCTGTTTCTTGATGAGAACGAGTACCAACCCCGAGATCTGACCTGATTGCGAGCCAGAGACATGGAAATTCTGGCTTGAAGTGCAATACACCAATACACAATATCATAGATTTTACTGTATACATGTCTCAGGTTATATAGACAATACACTACATGCATGAACATTCAGATTATCACAGTGGATTGACCATATTTACAACGAAATTCCTCGCTCCAAAGTCCGCGAGCATTCTTCATGCCTCATACaatatacacatatatacaactgatgacgatgacccTTCAGCCAGTTATCGAGGACCCAATCATATGTTGAATGACACAATTACTCGTGCCTATTTTCTCCCCTTGAGCTGCTCGAACAAtccctcgatatcttctttgcTGACTGTGCGACCGGACGAGACGTGTTCCTGCAACATGGAATTGAGGCGATCTCTAGATGAAgtgatcatcgtcagcatgaTTTCGGGAACATGCTCGAAATGGAATTCCAAGAGATTCAAGGTATGAGAAAATCATCATGGGGCCACCAAGAATATTAGGAGGCTCATGGCTCATGACTCACTTCAATCGTTGATAGCCATGTAAAGCCTCGATAGCCTGCACACGTGGGAGAGAGGTCATCACTCTCGAGGTCACCTGCTCCATGGTCTCCTCTATTCACGCAAAGCCtatcatgtcagctgatttgccCCGTTTTGTTCGAATCTGACGATCGCACtgaccttgtccttcttcttctgtcgGAGGTTCGTAGATCTCGTCGTCGACCAAAGGGAACGGCAAGGATTGGATCGTTTTTCCCTGGATCAATCGGGAATCAGCTCTTTGTTTCTAGAAGGTGCATAgtgctgatcttgatgacgAGTAAGAAATGGTCGGACTCACATCAAGTCGATCTTTCAGGGATTCTCTGATTCCATTACCCAAAAATATatcgcctttgcctttccatATCCATGTGATTTTCCCTTTTTCATTCCCATCGATGAAATCTTCTTCGGGGATCGATTTGGCGTCCTTCGTATTGTCGCCGTTGGCCGAGATAGGGATCGGTACAACCTTTTCCAGTCTCAGTCTCTTTGACACTTGTCCATTTTCGTCATTAGTggaatcttcttcttcggctttaCGTTTCCCattttcctcttctgtcTGAACCCCATCCGCATTTTCGCGATTAAGACTATCATGTCCGTCACACGTGCTGTTATCCTTCTTAATTCCCTGAGGAAGCTCCCTCTTTTGGCCAAGTACAGCCCAACCGACATTCTCGGTAGGCTCGatgatcatccatccttcttttcctgctTGACTGCGCAGGAAGTCGTTGCTCATTACGCACGAGGAACAGATCAGCCCATCGTATGTGTCGGACCGTATAAGTACAGAAgattcttcatcgtcgtcttcttcctccgtgcCGGTGGAAGTCACGCCCACTCCGGGGCCCGTAGCGCACGAGGGATCGATATGGGGCGCGGTACCGTTCATTTCGCCTGCGGTCGATAGTTGTGTACTCATTGTTGTGGGGTTTTGAGCTCGAAGGTTGAGACACGATTCATGGAACCAATCCTGTCGTAACACACTGAGCATTCGTACTTACACTTGCACTCTCGATGAGGGCAAAACGGTATTCTCACCTCGCAAGCAATACAACAGATCATAGcttcggtctcggtctcCGCATCATACTCTCTTCCGCATCTACAGAACTTGCCCTTGAAATTATGGGTGTAGTGATTCTTCTCGTTCGCTTCTTGAGGTTGGGCTTCCGGCGGGTACAGTTGAcatctccttcgcttcttcgaAGGCGTCGGTTCAGGCTGAGTCGTAGTTGTCGGACAGTCGCACCTGAATGATCGTCTTGTCCACAGCTCCACTAATCGATGTTCTACGACCAAGGACCGCTTCGgtcttcagctttgatacTCACTTACTCACTCGTCGTCTGATGAGCAAGAGAAACATTATGTatggactcacctgagtGACATGAGATGGAACATCCATAACATACGCCTTTCTCACCGCAATCTATCATaagatctcgtcagctcctaTACGCATGAATTGTAGGAGGCGGAAAAACGAGATGAGCTTACCAAGACATGACCAGACACTTTGTCTGAGATAGCCTTTATCGTACGTGCACTCGTCGAAGCTATAAGGTAATGCCTCTCTGGCTTCCTCAGCCATACGGTCCGAAGTGTCGATCAACGATTGTAGTGTGATTTCGGATGAAGGTGGCTGAGAAGCCAAATACGACGTTGGGAGGAGCGTGAAGCGTGTCGAGGCGGACGGAGACTCCATTGTTGATAATCCAGCTCTTCGTTGAGGGCGCTCGGCGGGTTCTACGGGTGATGCATCTTCCACAACGCGGAGAATGATGTCGAGCTTGTCCACCCAGGATAGCTGGTAGACGGGGGAACGCGTCTGGTGGAGGGATGATCGACAACAACGATGCGATGCTAATACTTATTTACGTTTTCCATTTAAGcttgcttcagcttctttgtGCTCTCTTCGTTGTTGCTTTCTTACTTCGCAACATCAATTCTCGTCTTGCCACTGATTTGCTTTCTTAAGACAAAGTACAAGCCTGCTAAGATATCACATCCAGGTATTGTCAATCATGCCCAGGTCACCAAGAAGATCCCGCTCGcctgaaggaggaagaagaggcggtGGCTCATACAGGGACAAAGACAGggatagagacagagaaagagattcttcaccttcacgGTACGAGCGTTCTTACGGTGCTAGCGGTAGCTCTTCTCGACGGTCTGACGATCGAAAAGGCTCAATCTCCCGATATGACGACGATCGCGATCGATATGCCTCTTCAAGAGATAAAGACAGGTATCGAGACAGGGACAGAGACAGAAGCAGGGATAGATACCGTGGTGAGGATGATCGCgatagacgaagaagagacgagaGGGATGACAGAAGATATCACGAAAACAGTCGAGATCACCGACCTTcagaccgagatcgagatcgagaccGTCGTGACCGCTCACGAGATGATAAAAGGAGAGATGAAGCACGTCCGGCGAACGGACGACATACCCGttccccttcaccttcatccagAAAGCCTGCAGTTCATTCTACCTTGAACACGACTAATGGCAGTACACCCGGAGGATCTCCTGCTCCGGAGACGGACGAAGACAAAAAGCGTAAAGCGAAAGAAAGGCTGGAAGCTTGGAAGAAGCAAAGGGCActgaaagaaggaaagacggCAACTCCAGAGCCTCCGACCAAATCGTCAAGTCCAGCTCCTCCCACTGTTCCAGCTCCTTCTATCGGAAATTTACCCAAACGTGAGTCCCCTTTTGAGCACTTGATTCTCCTCGCTTGTGACAATTTAGCTCAACATTGTCTTCCCATAGCAACTGGTCTTCCTGGCAAACCCACCGCATTCTCTCTTTCGCGAATCGGATTACCCCTCAAAGCAGGATCCAAACCCACCCCGCTGAAGAGGTCTTTAGCTGCGACGCTAGATGACGAAGAGTCGTCAGATAGGAAGTTACAGAAACTTGGAGATCTTCCAGAAATCAATCCCGAAGTCCAGTCTGGAGAAGCGGCTGACATCGGAGCTATCGGTGACGACATGGCTGTAGAAGACGTCAAACCCGAAACgaatggcaatggcgatGCCGATGATGTCGTGGAGGATaagatggatgtcgatgagaagCCTGATACAGGTGCTGCTCAGGAAGACAGTGCGATCAAAGTGGATgcagcggaggaagaagaagaagaggatccaTTGGACGCGTTCATGAAAGCCAATGTGCAGGAGGTGAGCAAGGTCGATAGTGCAGATGCGAAACGTATGGGACTTCGAGCGTCTGGTGATGATAGtgacaacgaagaagaggagaaagtcaAAGTTGAAGACAAGCTGGCAGAGGCCGAAGCTCTATTGCAGTGAGTATATGATCTCCTCGTGCCCGGCCATAATCCCGGTCCTCTCTCTGATACACTCCGCATCGACCCGTTCCCGATTCACATTTCACTGACTCTGCGCAACGCATCGCAGGCAAGCAGCATCCAAATCACGTAAGAAGGATCTACCGCCGCCTGACCATTCGAAGATCGACTATGAGCCTTTCCGAAAAGCGTTCTACAACCCACCTTCCGAAGTTCTGGAcatggatgaagaggatgcagAATTGCTGAGattggagatggacggtATCAAGATCAGAGGTCAGGATGCACCTAGACCAGTGAAGAACTGGGGAGCTTACGGTCTCCCGACCGGATGGTGCGTTTCTTACCCTCCTTTGCAGAATTGAGCActtcgagctgatcattttTGCCGTAGTCTGGACGTCATACGTCATCACGGATGGGCGACGCCTACTTCCATCCAAGCACAAGCTATACCTGCTATTATGTCAGGTCGTGATGTGATCGGTATCGCGAAAACTGGTTCCGGTAAAACCatcgctttcctccttcccatGTTCAGGCATGTTCGTGATCAAAGGCCTGTTTCCGGGAGTGAAGGACCGATAGCTGTTGTAATGTCTCCTACCCGAGAATTGGCAACCCAAATATACAAGGAATGTCAATCATTCTTGAAGGTCTTGAACATCAGAGTAAGTTTGAATTTAGGCTCCATGTACTTCCACACAGATTGGAACATGCTAATGAACTTGAATCAGGTGACGTGCTGTGTTGGTGGTTCATCGATTTCTGAAGATATCGCCGCTATGAAAAAGGGAGCCGAAGTAGTCGTCTGTACACCCGGTCGAATGATCGACCTACTCACGGCCAACAATGGACGAGTGACGAATCTCCGAAGAACAACATATATGGTGATggacgaagctgatcgaaTGTTCGATATGGGCTTTGAGCCCCAAGTAAtgaaaatcatcaacaatGTCCGACCGACCGCTCAAAAAGTCTTGTTCTCAGCTACATTCCCCAAAACGATGGAATCCCTCGCTCGAAAGATCTTAGTGAAACCACTGGAAATAACGGTCGGTGGTCGATCGGTTGTTGCGCCCGAGATTGATCAACGGGTAGAAGTCCGAGAAACAGAATCCAAGTTTAATAGATTGTTAGAGATCCTCGGAGAGATGGGTGAATCGCataaggaagaagaagatttcaGGACTTTGATCTTTGTGGATCGACAGGAATCTGCGGATGACTTGTTCAGGGATCTGCTTCAACGAGGATATGTCTGTGCGAGTTTGCACGGTGGAAAAGAACAGGTTGACAGAGATGAGGCGATCAAGAACTTCAAGAATGGTGATGTACCGATTATCGTGGCTACTTCGGTCGCTGCCAGAGGGTTGGACGTCAAGGAGTTGAAGTTGGTCATTGTGAGTCCTCTCCCCACTCACCCAGACCCATCAAAATGTGTCTTTGAGCCATTCCTCTCGTTGTGTATCACTTTGTGGGAtctgaagctgactgatgtTCTTTTCTCAGAACTACGACTGTCCCAATCATATGGAGGACTACGTGCACCGAGCTGGACGAACAGGTCGTGCGGGTAACACTGGTACCTGTATCACATTTATCACTCCACAACAAGAGAAGTTCTCCGTCGACATCAAGAGAGCATTGGAGGCCAGTAACGCCTTCATTCCTGAGGATCTCAAAACCATGGCTGATGGTAAGTCACATCGAGATGTCTCATCAAAACGGGGTCCGCTGACAATGTTTCTAGGCTTCATGGAGAAGATAAAATCAGGTAAAGCACGACAAGCCGGTAGTGGGTACGCCGGTAAAGGTTTGGAACGAATCGAACGAAAGAGGCTCGAAAAGGACCAAGCGGAGAAACACACATACGGAGATACATCCGAAGCTTTATCGCTCGCATCACGAGAAGGCGCTGTCATACCTTACAAGCCCAAGACAACCGAATACAAACAACCCGAGTCCAACCCCAACGCAGGAAAGGGAGATGCCGATTACACTTTCACCgagatcaaagtcgaagtcaTCCATGGACCTGCGCCGGATCGAGTCATCCAGAATCAACCGCAAAAACCTGTCATTGCCGCTTTGCCCGCGCAGACTATCGCTGCTCTTgaaaaggcgaaggcggaAGGCCGAACGGTGGATGCGGAGAAACTGGCGAAAGTGGTAGCTCGATTGACGCAATCGATCGAATTGACCAAAGCTGAGAAATTGGGTTTGGCTCAACCAGCGATGGTGGGAGGTGTACGAACGAAAGATCCTGATGCGACTGATTATCATGCGATCTTCCCTATCAATGATTACCCTCAGAAAGCACGATGGAAAGCGACCAACAAGGAACAGATGACTCTGCTCCAAGAGATCTCGGGGGCGAGTATCACGATGAAGGGATTGTATTATCCCCCTGGAGTCGAGCCTGGACCAGGGGAGGAACCGAAGCTCTCCTTGCTCATTGAGAGTAACGACGAACATCGAGTCAGAGCTGCAGTGGATGAGATCAGGAGGAATTTGGTCGAGGCTTCCGTTGCTGCGCTCAATGTAAGTTTCTTTCCCTTGTTGAACATTCGCCAGCTATGGATGCGTTATTAGCACAATCACAGAATGTaatgctgatgctgtgtATCGCTGCCCGCAGACCGCTGATAGAGCCCcaggtggaagtggaagatatGCTGTATAAGCGGTTCATCAACCACATTGTGGAAGCTGCTCTCGGGAACGCATCAAAAGGCCTGAGAGACTCATTGAGATATTGCGGGCAGATTTTgtatcatcatgcatcacACGTCATTTGTCACTTTATGAGCAAGGTTCATCGATGTAGGATTGCGCACACAGGGGGGATTACATTGAATTCCGGAGCCCCTAAATTTCTCTCGGATCCGAAGCACAAGATTAGTTCAGAGGTCGAATTCGTAAATCTCTCGCACATTCAAGTTCATTTGTCTCTGCACAAAAACCGTTCTccagtcatacagtcatacagtcatacagGGGTGCGCAGAGGTTCATCAAGCCCTCAGTCCTCGTTTAAAGTTTGTTCGGGGGATATCCGCGAGATGGCACCGACACCATCGTGGGTCGTAGATGACCTATCCATCATCTTGGGTCTCGGTGAGTCTGCTACTCCCCTTCCAGGGGTCAACGTTTACGACGAATAAGGGCAGTttaagctgacgagatggtTGCGGGTtcaagatgacgagactATAAAACAAATGATTGTACCTGACCTGGAATCTTATACGCATGAAGCTAGACTCAGAGTACATCTGCAGGTGAGCTCACATC
It encodes:
- a CDS encoding pre-mRNA-processing ATP-dependent RNA helicase PRP5; this encodes MPRSPRRSRSPEGGRRGGGSYRDKDRDRDRERDSSPSRYERSYGASGSSSRRSDDRKGSISRYDDDRDRYASSRDKDRYRDRDRDRSRDRYRGEDDRDRRRRDERDDRRYHENSRDHRPSDRDRDRDRRDRSRDDKRRDEARPANGRHTRSPSPSSRKPAVHSTLNTTNGSTPGGSPAPETDEDKKRKAKERLEAWKKQRALKEGKTATPEPPTKSSSPAPPTVPAPSIGNLPKPTGLPGKPTAFSLSRIGLPLKAGSKPTPLKRSLAATLDDEESSDRKLQKLGDLPEINPEVQSGEAADIGAIGDDMAVEDVKPETNGNGDADDVVEDKMDVDEKPDTGAAQEDSAIKVDAAEEEEEEDPLDAFMKANVQEVSKVDSADAKRMGLRASGDDSDNEEEEKVKVEDKLAEAEALLQQAASKSRKKDLPPPDHSKIDYEPFRKAFYNPPSEVLDMDEEDAELLRLEMDGIKIRGQDAPRPVKNWGAYGLPTGCLDVIRHHGWATPTSIQAQAIPAIMSGRDVIGIAKTGSGKTIAFLLPMFRHVRDQRPVSGSEGPIAVVMSPTRELATQIYKECQSFLKVLNIRVTCCVGGSSISEDIAAMKKGAEVVVCTPGRMIDLLTANNGRVTNLRRTTYMVMDEADRMFDMGFEPQVMKIINNVRPTAQKVLFSATFPKTMESLARKILVKPLEITVGGRSVVAPEIDQRVEVRETESKFNRLLEILGEMGESHKEEEDFRTLIFVDRQESADDLFRDLLQRGYVCASLHGGKEQVDRDEAIKNFKNGDVPIIVATSVAARGLDVKELKLVINYDCPNHMEDYVHRAGRTGRAGNTGTCITFITPQQEKFSVDIKRALEASNAFIPEDLKTMADGFMEKIKSGKARQAGSGYAGKGLERIERKRLEKDQAEKHTYGDTSEALSLASREGAVIPYKPKTTEYKQPESNPNAGKGDADYTFTEIKVEVIHGPAPDRVIQNQPQKPVIAALPAQTIAALEKAKAEGRTVDAEKLAKVVARLTQSIELTKAEKLGLAQPAMVGGVRTKDPDATDYHAIFPINDYPQKARWKATNKEQMTLLQEISGASITMKGLYYPPGVEPGPGEEPKLSLLIESNDEHRVRAAVDEIRRNLVEASVAALNTADRAPGGSGRYAV